Proteins from one Fragaria vesca subsp. vesca linkage group LG6, FraVesHawaii_1.0, whole genome shotgun sequence genomic window:
- the LOC101314404 gene encoding probable receptor-like protein kinase At1g67000-like translates to MAKLSLGLPFITALLIYKWRRRHLSMYEKIEDFLQSNINLMPVRYSYSDIKKMANGFKDRLGGGGFGIVYKAKLRSGRLVAIKMLSESKTNGEDFINEVATIGRIHHVNVVRLIGFCADRSKRALVYDFMSNGSLEKHIFAQQGAISLSCEKIFEIAVGVARGIQYLHQGCDMRILHFDLKPHNILLDDNFTAKISDFGLARLYPLDNSIVSLTAARGTIGYMAPELFYKNIGGVSYKADVYSFGMLMLEMAGRRKNLNAAIDHSSEFSQMYFPTWVSDQLNQGKEIEVGDFTEDEMKIIKKMIIVALWCIQMKPVERPSMSKVVEMLEGDIESLQIPPKPFLYPQQIPEDNVEDSTEWSSKMTESTEINLISAAN, encoded by the coding sequence ATGGCGAAACTATCATTGGGCCTTCCATTTATAACAGCATTACTAATATACAAATGGCGGAGGAGGCACTTATCGATGTATGAAAAAATAGAAGACTTTCTGCAGAGTAACATTAATCTCATGCCAGTAAGGTACTCTTACTCAGATATCAAAAAGATGGCTAATGGTTTCAAGGACAGATTAGGTGGAGGAGGCTTTGGCATCGTGTACAAGGCAAAGCTCCGTAGTGGTCGTCTTGTGGCCATCAAGATGTTGAGTGAGTCCAAAACTAATGGGGAAGATTTTATCAATGAGGTTGCTACTATAGGAAGGATTCACCATGTTAACGTGGTACGACTGATTGGCTTTTGTGCTGACCGTTCAAAACGAGCACTTGTTTATGATTTCATGTCAAATGGCTCTCTGGAGAAGCACATTTTTGCTCAGCAAGGTGCTATCTCCTTAAGCTGCGAGAAAATATTTGAGATTGCAGTTGGAGTGGCTCGTGGAATTCAATATCTCCATCAAGGATGTGACATGCGAATTTTACATTTTGACCTCAAGCCTCACAACATTCTTCTTGATGACAACTTTACTGCCAAGATTTCTGATTTTGGATTAGCGAGGCTATATCCGTTGGATAACAGCATTGTCTCTTTGACTGCAGCAAGAGGAACCATAGGATACATGGCTCCAGAGTTATTCTACAAAAACATTGGAGGTGTATCGTACAAAGCGGATGTATACAGTTTTGGAATGTTAATGTTGGAAATGGCGGGTAGAAGGAAGAACTTGAATGCAGCAATAGATCATTCAAGCGAATTTAGCCAAATGTACTTTCCTACATGGGTTTCCGATCAACTGAATCAAGGGAAGGAGATTGAAGTAGGAGATTTCACTGAAGATGAAATGAAAATTATAAAGAAGATGATAATAGTGGCATTGTGGTGCATACAAATGAAGCCTGTTGAACGCCCCTCAATGAGCAAAGTAGTAGAAATGCTTGAAGGAGATATTGAGAGCCTCCAGATACCTCCAAAGCCTTTCTTATATCCACAGCAAATACCAGAAGATAATGTTGAGGACAGTACTGAATGGTCATCAAAAATGACAGAATCTACAGAGATCAATCTAATCAGTGCTGCAAATTAA
- the LOC101296988 gene encoding putative SWI/SNF-related matrix-associated actin-dependent regulator of chromatin subfamily A member 3-like 2-like: MGNKITDELLSTVRSIVDSGYSDMDIIRALHMANNDVTAAINIIFDTPTLKSSKARPDFPNSPRIPIPEAANSKQNGGDCAASSGDDVVADVERPLGGSEEWWLVGCGEVAGLSTCRGRKIKAGDVVDFTFPQKISPSPGKAFGRGRPAAAACSEIVRFSTTDSGEIGRIPKEWARCLLPLVRDKKVKIEGHCKSAPDVLSIMDTILLSISVYINSSMFLKQKQTSLKVASNSTEETVVHPLPTLFQLLGLTPFQKAEFTPGDLYTRKRPLDQKDSSGVCASIVHAIKHKNPSINEGEVENEECISDAEVDNIVGVGDCSELEEMDPPAALLCELRPYQKQALNWMIQLEKGKCMDEGAMTLHPGWEAYRLADKRDRIIYLNAFSGDATTEFPSALQMARGGILADAMGLGKTIMTIALLVAHSGHGPSGSQPISRSSFEDIEASDMSDHSSKLPKAVTKFSGFDKLMKQKNMLAYGGSLIVCPMTLLGQWKAEIESHVRPGCVSVYVHYGQSRPKDANLLAQSNVVITTYGVLASEFSTENSKDNGGLFSVSWFRVVLDEAHTIKSSKSQISIAAAALVAGRRWCLTGTPIQNNLEDIYSLLRFLRVEPWANWAWWNKLIQKPFEEGDERGLKLVQSILKTIMLRRTKFSTDCEGRPILVLPPADIQVIYCELTEAEKDFYEALFKRSKVKFDQFVEQGRVLHNYASILELLLRLRQCCDHPFLVMSRGDTQEYSDLNKLARRFLKGSQNSVEGEAKNLPSRAYVQEVVEEIRKGEQGECPICLEAFEDAVLTPCAHRLCRECLLASWRNSTSGLCPVCRKSVSKQDLITAPTESRFHVDIEKNWVESSKIVILLRELECLRSSGSKSIVFSQWTAFLDLLQISLSRSNIPYLRLDGTLSQQQREKVLKQFSEDSDILVLLMSLKAGGVGINLTAASNAFVLDPWWNPAVEEQAVMRIHRIGQTKSVMIKRFIVKGTVEERMEAVQARKQRLISGALTDQEVRTARIEELKMLFT; the protein is encoded by the exons ATGGGCAACAAAATCACCGACGAGCTCTTATCCACCGTCCGTTCAATCGTCGATTCCGGCTACTCCGACATGGACATAATCCGAGCCCTTCACATGGCCAACAACGACGTCACCGCCGCAATCAACATCATCTTCGACACCCCCACTCTCAAATCCTCCAAAGCAAGACCCGATTTCCCCAACAGTCCCAGAATTCCGATCCCCGAAGCCGCGAATTCGAAGCAGAACGGCGGCGATTGCGCCGCCAGTTCCGGCGATGACGTCGTCGCTGACGTGGAGAGGCCGCTCGGCGGCAGCGAGGAGTGGTGGTTGGTGGGTTGCGGCGAGGTGGCGGGTTTGTCGACGTGCAGAGGGAGGAAGATCAAGGCCGGAGACGTAGTGGATTTCACATTTCCTCAAAAGATTTCGCCGTCTCCCGGCAAGGCTTTTGGCCGGGGACGGCCGGCGGCGGCGGCGTGTTCGGAGATTGTGAGGTTCTCTACGACGGATTCCGGGGAG ATTGGACGAATACCGAAGGAATGGGCTCGGTGTCTGTTGCCACTTGTGAGAGATAAGAAGGTCAAAATTGAGGGGCATTGTAAATCTGCTCCGGATGTATTGAGCATTATGGACACCATTCTCTTGTCTATAAG TGTGTATATCAATAGTTCTATGTTCCTTAAGCAAAAGCAGACCTCGCTTAAGGTAGCGAGTAATTCCACAGAGGAAACAGTAGTTCATCCTCTCCCGACATTGTTCCAGTTGCTAGGCCTAACTCCTTTCCAGAAG GCAGAATTTACTCCCGGTGACTTGTACACGAGAAAGCGCCCTTTAGACCAAAAG GACAGTTCTGGGGTTTGTGCCTCAATTGTACATGCAATAAAGCATAAAAATCCTTCTATAAATGAAGGTGAAGTTGAAAACGAGGAATGTATTTCGGATGCTGAGGTTGATAACATCGTTGGGGTTGGAGATTGCTCTGAGTTAGAG GAAATGGATCCTCCTGCTGCACTTCTGTGTGAACTTCGTCCGTACCAAAAGCAGGCTCTTAATTGGATGATCCAACTAGAAAAGGGTAAATGCATGGATGAGGGAGCAATGACTCTTCACCCTGGTTGGGAGGCATATCGTCTTGCAGACAA GAGGGACCGTATTATATATCTGAATGCATTTTCTGGTGATGCAACAACAGAATTTCCAAGCGCACTTCAAATGGCCAGAGGAGGA ATCCTAGCTGATGCTATGGGCCTGGGGAAGACGATTATGACAATAGCACTCCTTGTTGCTCATTCAGGACATGGACCGTCGGGTAGTCAACCTATAAGCCGGTCCTCCTTTGAAGATATTGAAGCCAGTGACATGTCAGACCATTCCTCAAAACTCCCAAAGGCGGTCACAAAGTTTTCAGGATTTGATAAGTTGATGAAGCAAAAAAACATGCTTGCATATGGTGGCAGTTTAATTGTATGTCCTATGACCCTTCTAGGCCAGTGGAAG GCAGAAATTGAATCTCATGTGCGTCCTGGATGTGTATCAGTATATGTTCACTATGGACAAAGTAGACCAAAGGATGCAAATCTCTTAGCTCAAAGCAATGTTGTGATCACTACATATGGAGTTTTAGCGTCAGAATTTTCCACAGAG AATTCTAAGGACAATGGGGGACTTTTCTCAGTTAGTTGGTTTAGAGTGGTTCTTGATGAGGCACATACCATAAAATCCTCTAAAAGCCAAATCTCTATTGCTGCTGCTGCTTTAGTTGCTGGTCGCCGATGGTGTCTTACTGGCACCCCTATACAG AACAATTTGGAGGACATTTATAGTCTACTCCGATTTTTGAGGGTAGAACCTTGGGCAAATTGGGCTTG GTGGAATAAACTCATCCAGAAACCCTTTGAGGAAGGTGATGAGAGAGGGTTAAAGCTGGTTCAATCTATCTTGAAGACGATTATGTTAAGGAGAACCAAGTTTAGTACCGATTGCGAAGGCAG GCCTATATTAGTCCTTCCTCCTGCTGATATTCAGGTGATATACTGTGAACTCACAGAAGCAGAAAAGGACTTTTATGAGGCCTTGTTTAAAAGATCAAAG GTGAAATTTGATCAATTTGTTGAGCAAGGACGGGTTCTTCATAATTATGCATCCATATTGGAATTACTTTTACGCCTTCGCCAATGTTGCGATCATCCATTTCTTGTGATGAG TCGAGGTGATACACAAGAATATTCAGATCTGAATAAGCTTGCTAGACGGTTCTTAAAAGGCAGCCAGAATTCTGTGGAAGGGGAAGCCAAAAATTTACCTTCACGGGCTTATGTTCAAGAAGTTGTTGAAGAAATACGCAAGGGGGAACAGGGAGAGTGTCCCATATGTCTTGAAGCATTTGAAGATGCAGTATTGACACCTTGTGCTCATCGCTTATGCCGTGAATGTCTCTTGGCTAGTTGGCGGAATTCAACTTCCGGCTTATGTCCGGTTTGCAG GAAGAGTGTAAGCAAGCAAGATCTTATTACAGCACCAACTGAGAGTCGGTTTCATGTTGATATTGAGAAAAACTGGGTGGAATCATCCAAAATAGTTATTCTTTTGCGTGAGCTTGAATGTCTTCGTTCATCAGGCTCAAAGAGCATTGTCTTCAGCCAGTGGACGGCCTTTCTAGACCTCCTGCAGATATCTCTTTCTCG GAGTAACATTCCATATCTTCGCCTGGATGGGACTCTCAGTCAACAGCAGCGCGAGAAAGTGTTAAAACAGTTTTCAGAAGACAGTGACATTCTG GTGTTGCTAATGTCACTGAAGGCCGGAGGAGTTGGAATAAATCTAACAGCAGCATCCAATGCCTTTGTCTTG GATCCATGGTGGAATCCAGCTGTAGAGGAACAAGCTGTCATGCGTATTCATCGCATTGGACAAACAAAAAGTGTGATGATCAAACGATTTATCGTGAAG GGAACGGTCGAGGAAAGAATGGAAGCAGTTCAAGCTCGTAAACAGCGGTTAATTTCTGGTGCCTTAACAGACCAAGAAGTTCGAACAGCTCGCATAGAGGAACTAAAGATGCTTTTTACTTGA
- the LOC101296695 gene encoding tether containing UBX domain for GLUT4-like, translated as MIIDASSSNPSLKRRRLTNIDPMEAEEAKAKLTAAKEKFGREIRVFETAPPSSSQNVESNTEETDDLYEFTAEDYFRIMNTKKEEKFLKTRKIREAEQAARRSRITKVAVIRVRFPDNTTLEATFHPSETIQSLVDLLKRVVARPELSFHIYTTPPKKLIKDMTQDFYSAGFAPGAIVYFSYDIPKGDDTADVKSGPFLHEEIMSLKGLELVKEHAEPVQTAPEPVQEAPPPVVQEKKPAEKKSVKPKWLKM; from the exons ATGATCATTGATGCTTCTTCTTCTAATCCATCCTTGAAAAGAAGGAGGCTCACCAACATTGATCCCATGGAGGCCGAAGAAGCCAAG GCCAAGCTCACAGCAGCAAAAGAAAAGTTTGGCAGAGAAATTCGTGTTTTTGAAACGGCACCACCTTCTTCTTCGCAAAATGTAGAGTCAAATACTG AGGAGACAGATGACCTTTATGAATTCACTGCTGAGGATTATTTTCGGATAATGAATACCAAGAAGGAAG AAAAGTTCCTGAAAACACGAAAGATTAGAGAGGCAGAACAGGCAGCTCGGAGGTCAAGGATAACAAAGGTG GCTGTGATCAGGGTTCGCTTTCCTGATAACACAACATTAGAGGCCACTTTTCATCCATCTGAAACAATTCAGAGCTTGGTTGATCTCCTCAAGAGAGTGGTTGCTCGACCCGAATTATCATTCCACATAT ATACTACCCCTCCTAAGAAGCTGATAAAGGACATGACACAGGACTTCTACTCTGCTGGCTTTGCTCCTGGTGCAATTGTATACTTTTCATATGATATTCCAAAAG GTGATGATACTGCAGATGTCAAGTCAGGTCCTTTCCTTCATGAAGAGATAATGTCTTTGAAAGGCCTGGAACTTGTGAAAGAGCATGCAGAGCCAGTTCAGACTGCACCTGAACCTGTACAGGAGGCACCACCCCCTGTTGTCCAAGAGAAGAAGCCTGCTGAGAAAAAATCTGTTAAGCCAAAGTGGCTGAAAATGTGA
- the LOC101314690 gene encoding probable receptor-like protein kinase At1g67000-like, giving the protein MSLLFLLLLISAEVDVVHGGIDLQDCTERSCSTDGPPIRFPFRLKGMQPVHCGYPGFELSCTHDNQTLLLLEMSSSTKLYVKEIDYRSQLIAVDDEIECYPRDIFYHSSSPFKLVGNASLFSCPPSTVRENITTEFLSCLSRLSPCHGNPGNQLIYASITTSYRYCSMGSIDRLPLVSCTKVHDYSGPAVTSNYPEYYFSHSPLYYRALYLYWSKPSCQQCEEMDKLCSLKNEFTNQTDPQTQCLDVPKAKGSCTLSVILIVTGATIYYVYSSVKREEENQLRIKIFLDEYRALKPSRYTYADIKRITEHFKEKLGQGAYGTVFKGRLSSELLVAVKILNNSNEKGEDFINEVGTMGQIHHVNVVRLIGYCADGFIRALVYEFLPNGPLQNFLSSADNENSFLGWEKLQDIALGIAKGIEYLHQGCEQQILHFDIKPHNVLLDHDFTPKVSDFGLAKLCSKDQSEVSMTAARGTMGYIAPEVYSRNFGNVSYKADVYSFGTLLLEMVGGRKNFKVMEDSSSQVYFPEWIYNLLEQGNDLRIHVGDEGNVGIARKLAIVGLWCIQWHPIDRPSMKTVVQMLEKEGDNLTMPPNPFASTSSSS; this is encoded by the exons ATGAGTTTGTTGTTCTTGTTGCTCCTGATATCTGCTGAAGTAGATGTTGTGCATGGTGGAATAGACCTTCAAGATTGCACAGAAAGAAGCTGTAGCACTGACGGCCCTCCCATCCGGTTCCCATTTCGGCTTAAAGGCATGCAACCAGTCCATTGTGGTTACCCTGGCTTTGAACTTTCGTGCACCCACGATAACCAGACACTACTACTACTTGAGATGTCGTCATCTACTAAGCTATATGTTAAAGAGATTGACTACAGATCACAGCTCATTGCAGTGGATGATGAAATCGAATGCTACCCCAGAGACATATTCTACCACAGTTCTTCTCCCTTCAAATTAGTTGGCAACGCAAGCTTATTCAGTTGCCCACCATCAACTGTGAGAGAGAATATTACAACAGAATTCTTATCATGTCTGTCAAGATTGAGCCCTTGCCATGGTAATCCAGGCAACCAGCTGATTTATGCTAGCATCACTACATCTTATAGATATTGTTCTATGGGTTCTATTGATAGATTACCCCTAGTGTCTTGTACCAAGGTGCATGACTATTCAGGTCCTGCAGTCACATCTAATTACCCAGAATATTATTTCTCTCATTCTCCACTGTATTATCGTGCACTGTATCTTTACTGGTCCAAACCTTCGTGTCAACAATGTGAAGAGATGGACAAGCTATGTAGCCTGAAGAATGAATTCACAAATCAGACAGATCCCCAAACTCAATGCTTGGATGTACCCAAAGCCAAAG GTTCTTGCACACTTTCTGTTATTCTTATAGTGACGGGAGCGACAATCTACTATGTCTACAGCTCTGTCAAAAGAGAAGAAGAAAATCAACTGAGAATTAAAATATTCTTGGATGAATACAGAGCTCTTAAGCCAAGCAGATATACTTACGCAGATATTAAAAGGATAACAGAGCATTTTAAAGAGAAACTGGGTCAAGGGGCCTATGGAACTGTATTTAAAGGTAGGCTTTCCTCTGAATTACTTGTTGCTGTGAAAATCCTCAACAATTCCAATGAGAAAGGAGAAGATTTTATAAACGAAGTAGGCACGATGGGTCAAATACACCATGTCAATGTGGTACGCTTGATTGGTTACTGCGCTGACGGATTTATACGAGCTCTTGTTTATGAGTTCTTACCAAATGGTCCACTCCAGAATTTCTTATCATCAGCAGATAATGAGAATTCGTTCCTTGGTTGGGAAAAGTTGCAAGATATTGCTTTAGGTATAGCCAAAGGTATTGAATATCTTCACCAAGGTTGTGAACAACAAATCCTCCACTTTGACATCAAGCCCCATAATGTGTTGCTAGACCATGATTTCACTCCAAAAGTTTCCGATTTTGGTTTGGCAAAGTTGTGCTCAAAGGATCAAAGCGAAGTGTCCATGACTGCAGCGAGGGGAACCATGGGCTATATCGCTCCAGAAGTCTACTCCAGAAACTTTGGTAACGTGTCATACAAGGCAGATGTCTATAGTTTTGGAACATTGCTTCTTGAAATGGTTGGAGGGAGAAAGAATTTTAAGGTCATGGAAGACTCGAGCAGCCAAGTCTACTTCCCAGAATGGATCTATAATCTGCTAGAACAAGGGAACGACCTTCGCATCCATGTTGGGGACGAAGGAAACGTTGGAATTGCTAGGAAACTTGCAATTGTGGGTCTTTGGTGCATCCAATGGCATCCAATAGACCGTCCTTCCATGAAAACTGTAGTTCAAATGTTGGAAAAGGAAGGTGACAATCTGACCATGCCTCCTAATCCTTTTGCCTCTACTTCATCGTCGAGTTGA